The DNA segment TCCGAGCACCAGCGCGACCTGACCAACTCGGCCTCCTCCCGCTTCCTGGTGGAGCTCCTCGTGGCCCTCTCCGAGGCGGCCGGCCGGCTCATCGGCCTCTCCCGCCGCCTGCGGGTGGACCGGGCCCGCATGGCCTCCAACCTTGAGCTGGAGCGCGCTCTCTGGGTGGCGGAGCCCCTCTACGTGTTGCTGGCGAAGCACGGCCACCCGGCGGCCCACGAGGCCGCGCGGCTCCTGGCGGCCCGGGTGCGGGAGGATGGGCTCGATCCTCTCGAGGCGCTCGAGGCGGCCCGGGCGGGCGATCCCCGGCTGGACCAGGTGGTGGCGGCGCTTTCGGACGAGGAGCGGGCGTTCTTGCGGGAACCGGGTGGCTACCGGGGGCGGGCCGAGGAGCGGGCCCGGGCGGTGGCGGCCCGCTGGCGGTCCAGGATGGCCGGGTGGAAGGCCCCGGCCTGAGCTACGCGACCGGCGTCACGCGACCCCCACACAGGCGTGGGGGCGAACCGGGAGGGGTGGGACGATGGACGAGCAGATTCTGACGCAGGGCAGGTTTGCGGGCTGGACCTTTGCCTACGAGGGCAAGGCGAAGCGGCTCTACCGGTCTCCGGAGGGCGACCGGTACCTGGTGCGCTTCAAGGACGACGCGACCGCCTTCAACGGCAAGAAGCGGGGGCAGATCGAGTCCAAGGGCATCGTGAACAGCCGCATCTCGAGCCTGCTCTTCCGCTTGCTGGAGGAGCACGGGGTGGAGACGCACCTCCTGGAAGAGGTGGGACCCGGCCAGATGCTGGTGCGGGCGGTGGAGATCATCCCGCTGGAGGTGGTGGTGCGGAACCTCACCACCGGAAGCCTCAGCCGCAGGCTGGGCCTGCCCGAGGGAAGGCCCATCGACCCGCCCCTGGTGGAGTTTTACTACAAGAGTGATGCGCTCGACGACCCCCTGGTCTACCCCGAGCACGCCGGGCTCCTGGGCGCGGCCCGTGAGGAGGAGGTCGTTCGCTTGAGGGAGCTGGCCCTGCAGGTGAACGGCGTCCTTCAGGCCTTCTTCCAGCAGCTCCGTATCGTGCTGGTGGACTTCAAGCTGGAGTTCGGACGGGCGGACGGGCGGATCCTGCTGGCCGACGAGCTCTCGCCCGACACCTGCCGCTTCTGGGAGGCCGGCACGGGCCGCAAGCTGGACAAGGACCGCTTCCGCCAGGACCTGGGCCAGGTGGAGGAGGCGTACCAGGAGATGCTCCGCCGGGTGGAGGCGGGGGCGACGGGGCGGGTGGCGTCTTCCGCCGGCATGGGGGGCGGCGGCCGGTGAGTAGGTTCCGGCTGGTGCTCCACGTGGAGCCGCGGCCGGGCGTGCTGGACCCCCAGGGTGCGGCCACCCGTCGGGCGCTGGAGCAGCTGGGCTTCGCCTCGGTGCAGGCGGTCCGGGTGGGCAAGGAGATCACCCTGGAGGTGGAGGCGCCCGACGCCTCCGAGGCCCGGCGGCAGGTGGAGGAGATGGTCCGGGTGCTCCTGGTGAACCCGTCGACCGAGAGTTACCGTATGGAGCTTGCCGAGACGCCCGGCCGGAACGGATCCGGCGCGGCGGCCAACACCACCCTCGGGGCTGGGGCCCGATGAGGGCCGCGGTCGTCCGCTTCCCGGGCTCCAACTGCGACCACGACACCCTCTGGGTGCTGGAGCGGGTGCTGGGGTGGGAGGCCTTCCCCGTCTGGCACCGCTCCCAGGAACTGGGAGGGGCCGAGCTGGTGGTCCTGCCCGGCGGCTTCTCCTTCGGCGACTACTTGCGGGCCGGCGCCATCGCCGCCCGCTCGCCCGTCCTGGAGGCGGTGCGCCGCCATGCGGCGGGCGGCGGGCTTGTCCTGGGCATCTGCAACGGCTTTCAGATCCTGTGCGAGGCGGGGCTCTTGCCCGGCACCCTGCGCCCCAACAAGGACCTTCGCTTCCACTGTCACACCGCCCACATCCGGGTGGAACGCATCGAGACCCCCTTCACCGCCGCCGCAGCCCCGGGCCAGCTGCTGGAGCTCCCCGTGGCCCACTTCGAGGGCGCCTACCACGTTTCGCCCGGCGAGCTCGAGCGGATGGAGGACAGGGGACAGGTCGTCTTCCGCTACGTGGACGCCCTGGGACGCCCCGTGCCGGAGGCGAACTTCAACGGCTCGGTGGGGAACGTGGCAGGCATCTGCAGCGAGGACGGCCGGATCCTGGGCATGATGCCCCACCCGGAGCGGGCGAGCGAGCCCCTGATGGGGGGCTCCGACGGTCTTTGGATCTGGCGCTCGCTGGAGCGGAGGATCCTTTCGACGACCACCGCGTGAAGGGAGGCGTGTTCATGCACTCCATGGCCGTGGCCCGCGCCGCGACCCGGCGGCCCCGTTCCTGGCAGGCCCGGGGCCTGAGCGACGACGAGATGCGCCACCTCTTGCGGGTGCTGGGGCGGGTGCCCAACCAGCTCGAGCTCGCGCTGGTGGCGGCGCTCTGGTCCGAGCACTGCGGGTACAAACACTCGCGCCTGGCCCTGCGCCGGCTCCCCCGGGCACCGCTCGCGGGCAGCCGCACCCGGGTGCTGGAGGGGTGGAGCCAGGACGCGGGCCTGGTGGAGCTGGGGGACGGGTGGGCGGTGAGCTTCAAGGTGGAGTCGCACAACCATCCGTCGGCCGTGGAGCCCGTGCAGGGTGCGGCTACGGGAGTGGGCGGCATCCTGCGGGACGTGCTGGCCACCGGAGCGCGCCCCGTGGCGGTGCTCGACTCCCTCCACTTCGGGCCGCTGGAGGAGCGCCAGCAGCAGTACCTGATGGAGGGCGTGGTGGCGGGCATCTCCTCCTACGGGAACGCGGTGGGAGTGCCGACGGTGGGCGGCGAGCTCCACGTTCACCCGGGGTACCGGGGCAACCCGCTGGTGAACGTGATGGCCGCCGGCCTGGTGCCCGTCGACCGCCTGCGCCGGCCCCCCTCGGGCCCGGCCCTGGAGGACGCCCGCGTCTGGCTCATCGGGGCCGCCACCGGGCGGGACGGCCTGGGCGGTGCCACCTTCGCCTCCCGTACCCTCAGTGGCTCCGACTGGGAGAGCCGCCCCGCCGTTCAGGTGGGGGATCCCCTCCTGGAGAAGGGGCTGATCGAGGCTTGTCTCGAGATCTTTGACCAGGATCTGGCCCTGGCCGCTCAGGACCTGGGGGCCGCGGGGCTGACCAGTGCCGCCTCGGAGCTGGCCCACCGGCTGGGGCGGGGGCTGGAGCTCTTCCTGGACCGGGTGCCCGTGCGGGAGGAAGGGCTGGACGCCGAGGCGCTGATGCTCTCCGAGTCCCAGGAGCGGATGCTCATCCTCTGCCGCCCCGAGGACGGGCCGGCGGTGGAGGCGGTCGCCCGGAAGTGGGAGCTGGAGGCGGGCGAAGTGGGGCGCCTGGTGCCGGGGGGCGACCTCATCGTCACCCATCGGGATCGCCGCCGGACCCGCTTGCCCCTGCGCGTGCTGGTGGACGAGACGCCCCGCTACCGCCCCCCGGACCCGCGACCTCAGGCCCCGCCGGGCGGAGGGCATCGTTCCGCGCCCGCGGCCCCGTGGCCGGTGCTGGAGGCCTCGGCGGCCCGGGAGCAGCTGCGCCGGCTGCTGGCGCACCCGGAGCTGGGGCCCCGGGAGAACGTCTTCCAGCGCTACGACCACCAGGTGGGCCTGCGGACGGTGACGGGACCCGGGGCCGACGCGGCCGTGCTGCGGGTGCCCGCTAGCCCGGTGGGGCTGGCCCTCACCCTGCAGAGCGACGGGCGGCGATGCCTCCGGGACCCCCGGCAGGGGGCGGCCTGGGTGGTGGCCGAGGCGGCCACCAGCGTCGCCTGTGCCGGCGCGGAACCCTTGGCGGTCACCGACGGGCTCAACCTGGGAAGCCCCGAGGATCCGCAGGTCTACCAGCAGCTCGCGGACGTGGTGGAAGGCCTGGCCGACGGCTGCCGGGCCCTGGGCCTGCCGGTGGTGAGCGGAAACGTGAGCCTTTACAACGAGACGGGCCGGGCGGCCGACCCGGGGGGCAACGTCCGCGTCGGGCGCCAGGCGATCCCGCCCACCCCCGTGGTTGGTTTGGTGGGCTGGCTTCCCCGGGTGGAAGAGCGGCTTCCCATGGGCCTGCAGGAGGGAAGCCTCCTGCTCTTGGCGGGGGAGCCCTCCCCCGATCCCGGCGGCAGCCTGTGGGCCGAGGTGGTGGGGTTCGAGGAGCCACCCGCCCCGGACGGCGAGGATGCCCTCTCCGGCAGCTTCCGGAACGGCCGGGTCGCGGACGACGGGCCCCATCTGGACCTGGGGTCGGTGCGAGGTGCCGTGCGCTGGCTGGTGCGGGCAAGCCGGGAAGGGTTGCTGCGCTCGGCCCACGACCTCTCCCAAGGCGGGCTGGCCGCGGGCCTCGTCGAGGCCGCCCTGGCCGGAGGCGTGGGGGCCCGGATCCGCCTGCCCCGGGGCGACGTGCCTACCCTTTTCGGCGAGCTACCCGGCCGGGCGCTGGTGGGCGCGGACCCTCAAGCCCTGCACCGGCTCCTGAACCTGGCCCGCGAGGAGCGCGTGGCGGTGACGGTCCTGGGCCGGTCCGGCGGCGACCGTGTGGACCTCACCTGGGCGGGCGCCGCGGTCTGCGCGCCCGGAGGGCTCACGACCCGGTTGGTGCTGCCCCTCGCGGAGCTGGCCGCATGGCGGGCGGGCGAGGCGGAAGCACCCGCGAACATGGCGGGCGACCGGCTTCGGGAGGAGTGCGGCGTGGTGGGCGCCTGGTGCGACCCGGGAACCTCGGCCTCGTCGTCTGCCCTGCTGCTGGCGATGCTCGCGCTCCAGCACCGGGGCGAGGAGAGCGCAGGCGTGGGCTACCTGGAGGCCGGGGAGGTGCGGGTGGCCAAGGGGATGGGCCGGGTGAACGAGGTCTTCGCCCAGGGGTCCCCGGCTCGGAGGGAACTCGACCGAGCCCGATCGCCCGGGCTGGTGGGCCACGTGCGCTACTCCACGGCAGGGGCCTCGAGCCTGGAGAACGCCCAACCCTTCCTGGCCCGGACCCGGTTCGGCGACGTGGCCCTGGCCCACAACGGGCAGCTCCTGGAGGAGGGGCCGGTCGCCTCCGCTGATGGGTTCCGCTCGGGCGAGAGCGACAGTCGCCGCTTCGCCCGGCTCCTCGCCGCCTCGCCCGCGGCCACGCTCCTGGAGGCGGTGGTGGCCACCGCGCGGCAGGTGCGGGGCGCCTTCGCCCTGGTGATCCTCTCGCCCCACGGGCTCTTCGCCCTTCGGGACCCGCTGGGGATCCGGCCGCTGGTGCTGGGGCGCGGGCCCACGGGGTGGGTGGCGGCGTCGGAGTCGTGCGCGGTGGAGGCGATGGGCGCCCAGGTGGTGGACGAGGTTGCCCCAGGCGAGGTGGTCTGGGTGCGGCCGGGGGGTGGGGAGGCGGCTCCGCTCAGGACGCGGTTCGCCTCGCCGGAGGCGCCCCGGTTTTGCCTCTTCGAGTGGGTCTACCTTTCCCGGCCGGACTCGCGCTACGCCGGCCAGAGCGTCTACCGCGCCCGGCAGCGGATCGGGCGGGAGCTCTGGCGGGAGCATCCGGTGCAGGCCGACGTGGTGGTTCCCGCACCCGATTCCGGCACCCCGGCGGCGCTGGGGGTGGCGCAGGCGTCGGGCCTTCCCTTCGAGCTGGGCTTCCTCAAGAACGCGTACATCGGCCGCACCTTCATTCAGCCGGACCCCGAGGTCCGGCGCCACCAGGTGCAGGTGAAGCTGCGGGCGATCCCTGAGGTGGTGGGGGGCAAGCGGGTGATCCTGGTGGACGACTCGGTGGTGCGGGGGACCACCAGCCGGCAGATGGTGGAGATGCTCCGGCGGGCGGGCGCCCGGGAGGTCCACCTCTACGTGGCCTCCCCGCCCTACCGGTACCCCTGCCTCTACGGGATCGACACCCCCAGCGACGCGGAGCTGATCGCCTCCCGGCGCGGGGTGGAAGAGGTGCGGCAGTTCATCGGGGCCGACAGCCTCCGCTACCTGTCGCTTTCGGGTCTGGCTCGGGCCGTGGGCGACCGGCTGGTCGACGGAGACCAGCCCGCCGGTCACTGCGCCGCCTGCTTCACGGGAAGGTACCCCGTAAGCCGTCTTCAGCTGGGCGAGGCATACCCGCTGGGGGCGGCCCGGTGATGGGCGGAGCGGGAGAAGGCGGCGAGATGCAAGGAGAGGGGCGCGGGAGCGGCGGCCCCAGCAGACCAGGGGAGGCGGGCGACGTGGGCAGGACACGGACCTACCGCGACGCGGGGGTGGACCTGGAGGCCGGCTACGAGGCGGTGCGCCGGATCGGACGGCTTGCCCGATCCACCTACGACGGAAACGTGATCGCGGGCGTCGGGGGATTCGCGGGGCTCTACCGGCTGGCGGGCACGGGACCAGGCGATGGGCCGGGGCCCGGGAAGGCGGCCGGCCGTGCCGGGGACGTCGTCCTGGCCGCGGGGGCCGATGGCGTGGGTACCAAGATGCTGGTGGCCGAACGGATGGGACGGCTGGAGACGGTGGGCATCGATGCGGTGGCCTACTGCGTCAACGACCTCCTCTGCCAGCGGGCGCGCCCCCTCTTCTTCCTGGACTACATCGGCGGCGGGCGCATCGACCCCCTGGAGGTGGAGGCGCTGGTGCACGGCGTGACCGAAGGCTGCCGGCAGGCGGGCTGCGTGTTGCTGGGCGGCGAGACGGCCGAGATGCCCGGCGTCTACCGGCCCGGCAGCTACGACCTGGTGGGCTTCGCAGTGGGGGTGCAGGAATCGGCGCCCCCCGACCCGACCCGCATCCGCCCGGGCGACGTGCTGCTGGCACTCCCCTCGTCGGGGCTCCACGCGAGCGGTTTCTCCCTGGTCCGCAGGGTGGTGGAGGAGGCGGGACTGGACCTGGCCGCCCCCGCCCCCGGTCTGGAGGGAAGCCTCGGGGAGGAGCTCCTGCGCCCCACCCGCATCTACGTGGAGACGGTGCTCAACCTCTGGCGGCAGGTGGAGCTGAAGGCGGTGGCCAACGTCTCGGGGGGCGGGGTGCCCGAGAACCTGCCCCGGGTGCTGCCCCCGGGCCTGGGTGCCCGGCTGGAGGTGGGAAGCTGGCCGGTGCCGCCCGTCTTCGACCTCCTGCAGGCGGCGGGCGAGCTGAGCCAGGAGACGATGCGGTCCACCTTCAACCTGGGGCTGGGGATGATCCTGGTGGTGGCCCCCGAGGCGGTGGCCGCGACCGAAGCCTTCCTGGCAGGCCGGGGCGAGCCGGCCTACCGGGTGGGGCACGTGGTGGAGGGTGAGGGCGTCCGCTGGGAGGGAGCCCCGTGAGCGCGCCGGACGCGGGCTACTCTCAGGACGCAGCCCTCGCCACCGAGAGCATGACCCTGGAAGCGGGACCGCGTCCGGTGCCCCTGGCTGTCTTCGTCTCGGGCCGGGGCAGCAACCTCCGCTCCATCCTGGAGGCCCAGGCCAGGGGGGACCTGGGCGCCGAGGTGGCGCTGGTCCTCTCGGACCGGCCTGAGGCGCCGGCACTGGAGATCGCCAGGGCGGCGGGCGCGGCCACCTGGAGCCGGCCATGGCCCGGCCGGGAGGGCCGCGACGCCTTCTTCGAGGAAGCGGATGGGGCCCTGGGGGCGGCCGGCTGCCGGCTCATCTGCCTGGCGGGGTTCATGCGCCTCCTGCCGGCGTGGCTGGTTCGCCGCCACCCGAACCGGATCCTGAACATTCACCCCTCGCTCCTGCCCGCCTTCCCTGGAAAGGACGCTCAGGCTCAGGCGCTGGCGTACGGGGTGAAGGTTACGGGTTGCACCGTCCACCTGGTGGACGAGCAGGTGGACCACGGCCCCATCCTGCTCCAACGGGCGGTGGAGGTGCACGAAGGGGCCACGGTGGAGGAGCTCTCGCAACGGATTCTCGAAGAGGAGCACCGGCTCTACCCCGAGGCGATCCGCCTCTACGTGCGGGGCGGCTTCCGGCTCACGGGCCGGCGGGTGATCCGGGCCGGCGGGGAAGCGACGAAGGAGGCCTGAGGACGTGGAGCGTGCCTTGATCAGCGTCTGGTCCAAGGAGGGGCTGGCGGAGCTGGCGGAAGCCCTCCACCGGCGGGGGGTGGAGCTCGTCTCCACGGGCGGGACCGCGGCCCACCTGCGGGAGGCGGGCCTTCCCGTGACCGAGCTCTCCCAGGCGACGGGGGCGCCCGAGGTGCTGGGAGGCCGGGTGAAGAGCCTCCACCCGGCGGTCTACGCGGGCATCCTCTCCCGGCGGGACCCTTCGGAGGCGGCAGACCTCCAGGCTGTGGGCGCACGTCCCATCGACCTGGTCTGCGTCAACCTCTACCCCTTCGTGGAGCAGGTGGGCGAGGGTACCCCGCTGGACGAAGCCCTGGAGCTGATCGACATCGGCGGGGTGAGCCTGCTGCGGGCGGCGGCCAAGGGATTCCCCCACGTGGTGGTCCTCTCGAGGCCCGATCAGTACTCGGAGTTCCTGCGCCGGCTTGAGGAAGGCGCCCTGGACCCCGGCTACCGCCGCCTGCTGGCGGCCGAGGCCCTGGAGCGCACCTCGGCCTACGACCGCCGCATTGCCGCGTACCTGGCGGGGCGACCTGTGGGCGCGCCCTCGACCGCGACGGCAGGCGCCCCGGAGTCCTCCGGGGCGGGTGCGGGGGCACCGGAAGGAGCCGAGCGCTTCCCCGAAGCGTTCTCGCTCCGGCTGGTCCGCGTCTCGCCCCTGCGGTACGGCGAGAACCCCCACCAGGCGGCGGCCTTCTACCACCCGCCCGGTCCGTCCCGGGGGCTCGCGGCCGCGCGACTCCTCCAGGGGAGAGAGCTCTCCTTCAACAACCTGAACGACGCCTCGTCGGCCTGGCGGATCCTGGACCACGTGGCGGCCGCGGCGCCGGGCCAGGCGGCGGCGGTGGCGGTCAAGCACACCAGCCCCTGCGGCGCCGGGGTGGCCGGGACCCTGGAGGAGGCCTTCCGGAAGGCGTACGAGGCGGACCCGGTCTCCATCTTCGGAGGGATCGTCGCCGTCAACCGGTGCGTGGACGGGGCGACAGCCCGGCTCATGGACCCCGTCTTCCTGGAGGTGGTGGCGGCCCCCGGCTACACCCCCGAGGCACTGGGGGTCCTGGGGCACAAGAAGAACCTGCGTCTTCTGGACCTGTCGGGCGCCGCGGGCTCCGGCGAGGCCGCTGCCGAGCCTGAAGCGGACTGGGAGGTGCGGCCCGTCTGGGGCGGGTACCTGGTCCAGGCGGCGGACGTGGCCGATGCGGCCCCATCGGAGTGGCAGCGGGTGACGCGCGCCGAGCTGGACCCCGCCTTGCTGCCGGACCTGCGCCTGGCCTGGCAGGTGGCCCGGGGGTGCATCTCCAACGCGGTGGTGGTGGCCGCGGGCGGGCAGAGCCTGGGGATCGGGGCGGGGCAGGTGAACCGCATCGACGCCGCGCTGCAGGCGCTGGAACGGGCCCGGGCCCGGGTCCCCGGGGGAGACCTGCGGGCGGCGGGGGCGGTGCTGGCTTCCGACGGCTTCTTCCCCTTCCCCGACGTGGTGCAGGCGGCGGCGAAGGCAGGGATCCGGGCCATCGTCCAGCCCGGCGGCTCCAAGCGGGACGAGGAGTCGATCGAAGAGGCCGATCGGGCAGGGATCCCCATGCTCCTGACGGGGATGCGCCACTTCCGGCACGCCTGAGGGGGCCGAGCGATGCCTGCGAAGAACGGTGCCCGCCGGGTGCTCCTGGTGGGATCCGGGTCCAGGGAACACGCCATCGGGTGGACGCTCCGCCGGAGCCCTAGGCTGGGCGAGCTCTACGCCCTGCCGGGAAACCCTGGGCTGGAGGAGGTGGCCCGGCGGGTTCCCTGGCCCCAGGATGGGGTGGAGGGCGTGGCCCGTTGGGCCGAGGAACACGGTGTGGACCTGGTGGTGGTCGGCCCTGAGGCGCCCCTGGCCCAGGGCCTGGCCGACCGCCTGGCGGAGCGGGGCGTGCCCTGCCTGGGCCCGAGCCAGGCCGCGGCCCGTATCGAGAGCAGCAAGGGCTTCGCCAAAGAGGTGATGGCGGAGGCGGGCGTGCCCACCGCCCGGGCCCGGGCCTTCGATTCCCTGGAGGATGCCCTGGGCGCCCTGGCGACGTGGGCCCTGCCCCTGGTGGTGAAGGCCGACGGGCTCGCGAGCGGCAAGGGGGTGCGGGTCTGCCGGGAGCGGGCCGAGGCGCGCGCCTTCCTGGAGGAGGTCATGAGCCGCGGCCGCTTCGGCGAGGCGGGGCGGCGGGTGCTGCTGGAGGAATGCCTGGAGGGAGAGGAGCTCTCCTACTTCGTCCTCACCGACGGCCGGGGCGTGCTCCGACTGGGGGCGGCCCGGGACCACAAGCGCCTCATGGAAGGGGACCGGGGCCCGAACACCGGCGGTATGGGTGCCGTCTCCCTGCCAGGGTTGGCCCCCGGGGGGCTGGAGGAGGAGATCCTGGAGCGGATCGTCCGCCCGGCGCTGGCCGCCCTCGAGGAGCGGGGGACCCCCTACCGGGGCGTCCTCTACGCGGGGTTGATGCTCACCCGGGAAGGGCCGAAGGTAGTGGAATTCAACGCCCGCCTAGGGGATCCCGAGGCGCAGGTGCTCCTGCCGCGGCTCGAGGAGGACCTGCTGGAGCTCTTCTGGAGGGCGGCCACCGGAGAGCTGGACGGGGGGACGGCCCGGCTCTCGCCGGAGACGGCGGTGGGTGTGGTTCTGGCCGACGCCGGCTACCCCGACGACCCCCAGGAGGGGGCGCCGCTGCAGGCCGCGGAGGCGTTTAGGAACGCCGGAACGATCCGGGCGGCTACCGGAGCCGCCGGGCAGGCGTACGGGCCGCCGGAGGTCCCCAAGCGCCTGCTCTTCCACGGGGCGACCCGCACCAAGGGCGACCGCCTGGTGAGCGGCGGGGGTCGGGTGCTCACCGCCGTAGGCTTCGGGGAGGACCTGGACCAAGCTCGATCGGAGGCGTACGGGCTGGTGGAGGAGGTCCGCTGGCCGGGGGCGGTCTATCGTCGAGACATTGCGGTGAGGCCCGGCGCAGACCTACGATTTCTCAGGAGGCCTCATCCGTGAAGGTCTTCGGTGGACGTGCCACGCAGGAGCTGACCGCCGCCATCTGCCGACACCTGGGCGTCGACCCGGGCCCGGCCGACATCTTCACGTTCAGCAACGACAACACGTTCGTTCGGGTCCTTGAAAACGTCCGGGAGACCGACGTGTTCGTCGTCCAGACCTCCGCCCCTCCCGTTGACGAAGCTCTCGTCGAGCTCCTCATCATGTTCGATGCCCTGCGCCGCGCGTCGGCTCGACGCATCACTGCGGGCCTCCCCTACTACCCGTACGTCCGGTCCGACCCTGTGGTGGTTGCTCCTGACCCTGGCGCCGTCAAGCGGGCACAGCGGTTCGCCGAGCGCCTTGGGGCGCCTGCGGCCTTCGTGGACAAGCGGCGCTCCCCCACGACCTCCAGCGTGAGAGCCACTGCGGTGGTCGGGGAGGTGCGGGGCCAGCGGGTGATTCTCTTCGACGAAGAGGTCGATCAGGGGACGACCCTGCTGGAAGCTACAGCCCTTCTCCTGGGGCTCGGCGCTGCCGAAGTCTACGCCGCGTGCACCCACGCCGTTCTGTCCGGCTCCGCCGTGGAACGTCTGTCCAAGGCGCCCATTCGTGAGCTCGTGGTGACCGATACGGTGCCCGTCCCGTCGTCGAAGCGGTGGAACGCCCTGACTGTGCTCTCCGTGACGCCCCTGCTCGCCGAGACCATCAGGCGCATCCATACAGGGCAATCGGTTAGCGCTCTGTTCGAGTAGCTCGGCAACGGCCCTGCATCGGGCCCGGCCGATCCGGCCGGATGCTCGGGATGGAGGGAGAAGACGGCCCGTGGGCGAGGCTTTGCAGGTACGAGCCATCGGACCGGAAACGCTGAATGACCTCCGCCAGCTCCTCGTTACGCCGCCCCATGGCTGGTGCTGGTGCGTCGCGTGGGAGGTGCCCACCTGGGAGGGTTGGGAGGCGCGCACCGAGGAGGAGAACCGCGATCTGCGGGAACGCCTTTGGGCCCAGGGTCAGTATGATGGCTACCTCCTCTACCGTCAGGAAGAGCCGCTCGCGTGGTGCCGGGTAGGGCCCCGGTCCCGGTGGCCCAAGCTCTGCCGGAGCTTCGGCCTGGATCCGACGGAGGACGTCTACGCCTTCACCTGTTTCGGCATCCGCCAGGAGGCCATGGGGCAGGGGTTGATGCACACCTTCCTCCGGCTGGTGCTGGCGGACTTGCGGCGGCGCGGGGTGCGGGCCGTGGAAGCCTTTCCCCGGAAGTTGGAGGGACAGGTGGAGCCTGGCGAACTGTGGATGGGCCCCGCCTCCCTCTTCGATCGAGCCGGCTTCGTCACCGTCCGAGAGACGGACCGGTGGCGGCACGTGGGCCTCGAGCTGGCTCCGGCCGCGCTCACTCCACCGGCGGGGGCAGCCGGTCCTCCTGAGGTGTCACCTCCAGGGTGAAGGCCGGGTCGTAGAGCACCTGACCGGGCCTTGCCCCCTTGTACTTGCGCACGTGGCGCCGCCGGGCCACGTCCACGGGCACGTGGCTCGAGTGGCGGGCCTTGCTGAAGTGGGCCGCAAGCAGGGCCGCCTCCTCCAGCGAGCGACGCGGGGGCGGATCCGCGGTGGTGCGGAGAAGCACGTGGGCCCCAGGGAGCTGGCGGGCGTGGAGCCACCACTCGTCGGGACGGGCCAGGTCCATGGTGAGCCGGTCGTTCTGCAGGTGGTTCCGCCCGACCAGGATCTCGATGCCCTCCGAAGACCGGTAGCGGAGGGGGTGGGAGGCTCCGTCACTGCCGACCGCCCGGCCTGATCCCCCCCGGGCTGCCTTCGCGCCCTTGGTCCCCTTCCCGGGACCCCGGCCCTTCGCCCGGCCCGGCTCGGGCCGGAGCCCCTGCGGAATCCGGTACCCCTGCCGCTCCATCTCCGCTGCGAGCTCCCGCAGGGTCTCCTCGGAGTCGGCCGCCTCCAGGTGGAAGGCGAGGCTCTCCAGGTAGGCGACCTCGGCGCGGGAGTGCTCGAGCTCCTCGCCCGTCCGGTCCAGGCGGCGCTTGGCCCGCGCGTACCGTTCGAAGGCCCGCTGGGCGTTCTCGGAGGGGGAGAGCCGGGGGTCCAGGGCGATGCGGCGGGGAACGGGCGGGTCCTGGGCGTAGTCCTCCACCTCCACCTCCCTCGCCCCGGCTGGGATCCGGTGGAGGTTGGCGGTGAGGAGCTCGCCCACCACCCGCTGCTCCAGGTCCTCCCGGCCCTCAGCCAGCTCCGCCTCCTGTTTCTCCGCCTTCCTCTGCGCCCGCCGAAGCAGGGTTTGCACGGTCCGGGCCAGGGGGTCCCGCAGCTTGCCCAGGCGATCCGCCTCCTGGCGTTCCCCGAAAACATGGTCCAGCAAGGCGCCGGCCGAC comes from the Limnochorda pilosa genome and includes:
- a CDS encoding Rqc2 family fibronectin-binding protein, whose amino-acid sequence is MPMDGLFLAAVRHELEQRLTGGHVQKIFQPTPRSVLFHVRTPGESHLLLASAEAGVARLQRTELDQPHPPVPPAFCMLLRKHLEGSRLFGARQRGLERVVALRFERGPRGEAQVLELMVELTGRHANLVLVDADGTILGALVRMAPGEAARPLVPGARYEPPPSEGKQDPSSLSPDALPGLLPAGRSVADGLFRSLEGFSPISARRLAREAGLDAEVSAGQLDTAGWTRLMERFSAWQAALAGERFAPCLDPEADRPQERFWPFPPGADPCEPFPSAGALLDHVFGERQEADRLGKLRDPLARTVQTLLRRAQRKAEKQEAELAEGREDLEQRVVGELLTANLHRIPAGAREVEVEDYAQDPPVPRRIALDPRLSPSENAQRAFERYARAKRRLDRTGEELEHSRAEVAYLESLAFHLEAADSEETLRELAAEMERQGYRIPQGLRPEPGRAKGRGPGKGTKGAKAARGGSGRAVGSDGASHPLRYRSSEGIEILVGRNHLQNDRLTMDLARPDEWWLHARQLPGAHVLLRTTADPPPRRSLEEAALLAAHFSKARHSSHVPVDVARRRHVRKYKGARPGQVLYDPAFTLEVTPQEDRLPPPVE